The following DNA comes from Candidatus Gracilibacteria bacterium.
AATTCAATTGGAAATTTGAAAATTTTTTTCAAACAGTTTATTCCGTAATCAGATAGAATCGGACAGAGTCGGATACAATCAGATAGAATTAGACAAAACTGATTTCATCCAATTATATCTGATTTTATCTGATTAAATCTATTATGTTAATTAAACCGCGAGCGGGGCAGGCAGCCAGAATAAAAGTAATTGGAATCGGAGGCGGAGGTGGGAACGCCTTATCTTTTATGGTGGCTGAGGGAGGAATAAACGGAGTTGAATTTATCGCCCTCAATACCGATGCTCAAGCACTT
Coding sequences within:
- a CDS encoding cell division protein FtsZ is translated as MLIKPRAGQAARIKVIGIGGGGGNALSFMVAEGGINGVEFIALNTDAQAL